Proteins from one Scyliorhinus canicula chromosome 6, sScyCan1.1, whole genome shotgun sequence genomic window:
- the LOC119967383 gene encoding trace amine-associated receptor 4-like, translated as MNLADLENSEDVQYCFEFINTSCPRVTRSTAANATMYIFITISILITIFGNLTVIISVLHFKQLQTSTNCLLLSLAVVDFLVGFIVLPYSMVKSVETCWYFGEMFCKVHSIIDIVLTVVSIYTLCFIAIDRYYAMCDPLLHPIKITLPVTIVTVILIWLFATFYGFSVFLLDFSKKSVDDYIAIKSCEGSCIAYHKFEGHVDALIVFFIPIFIILGIYVKIFFVARCKCDRKIGSLPNNSKHTVENIKILDKKEQIVIRNQDILIGIFTFSWLPFYVNSILNPYFNFLIPSSLDSVFAWFGFFNCALNPLLYAFLYPWFRKTLKLILSCQIFHPGSSTIIFFSE; from the coding sequence ATGAATTTAGCAGATCTTGAAAATTCAGAGGATGTGCAATATTGTTTTGAATTTATCAACACGTCCTGTCCCAGAGTCACCAGGTCAACAGCAGCCAATGCAACGATGTATATTTTTATTACCATTTCAATACTCATTACTATATTTGGAAATCTGACGGTGATCATTTCTGTTTTACATTTCAAACAACTGCAGACATCCACCAACTGTCTTCTCTTATCTTTGGCTGTTGTGGACTTTCTGGTGGGGTTTATTGTGTTGCCTTACAGTATGGTTAAGTCTGTAGAAACATGCTGGTATTTTGGAGAAATGTTTTGTAAAGTTCACTCAATTATAGATATTGTGTTGACCGTAGTGTCAATTTATACTTTATGTTTTATTGCCATTGATCGTTACTATGCAATGTGTGACCCTTTGCTCCACCCTATAAAGATCACTCTGCCTGTAACAATTGTGACTGTGATATTAATCTGGTTGTTTGCTACCTTTTATGGATTTAGCGTGTTTTTATTAGACTTTAGTAAAAAGTCGGTAGATGATTATATAGCTATTAAGTCATGTGAGGGCAGCTGTATTGCATATCATAAGTTTGAGGGGCACGTAGATGCGCTGATTGTATTTTTTATTCCGATTTTTATCATTTTAGGTATTTATGTCAAGATATTTTTTGTGGCAAGATGCAAATGTGACAGAAAAATTGGAAGTTTGCCAAATAATAGCAAGCATACAGTAGAAAATATTAAAATCTTAGATAAAAAGGAGCAAATAGTCATTAGAAACCAAGACATCTTAATAGGAATTTTTACATTCTCCTGGCTGCCTTTCTATGTAAACAGTATTCTTAATCcgtattttaattttttaatcccATCATCTTTAGACAGTGTATTTGCATGGTTTGGATTTTTTAATTGTGCTTTAAACCCTTTGCTTTATGCTTTCTTGTATCCGTGGTTTCGCAAAACGCTGAAGCTTATACTTTCTTGTCAGATATTTCACCCGGG